The genomic region AGAGCTTTTGACAGTTTTAAATAACCTTTTATTacttaattataaattatttttattcccTCAAAATCCATCTTTTCCATGTATTTTTCTCTGTCACATGACCTTCCATGTGTGTCTTAGTTAGTGGAAACTAATGAAAGAGATCAAATGTATGGACGAAAAACATTTAGAGAACCATTAGTCAATTTTTTTTAAGAGAGATTAAAATAGAATTATGGTCTAATAGTAGAATCTGGAAACATATTTAACCTAAAATTTTAATGAATGAGTACAAATGCATTATGTGTTATATTTCGATGATATCACGGTTAATGTGAAAAGTCGTTTAATTTATATTCATATTCAAGAGTTGGTAACACGTCAAAAGATTGACAAAATTAAAAATGGATTAATTATTTAACGAGGATTTAATTTACTCTTGCACACaatacatatttaaaaataattaatatcattttttttttcatattttgtattgaactataaaataatttgtaaataagattttaattaatgtgtaaaaacttatttttatatggaaattttaaatatgaaaataaattgaaaGATAAATACACATAATTATAATTGGACCATTATTCTCACACATTTGAGTATGGATACTCAATAAAACTAACATATACTATAGTGTCTACAAatacattatttaaataaatattcattttcGAACAAGACCATTATAATCAGATGGTCCATATGGTTCAAATAGCTCtgcaaaaaaattgttctttctcCTGGGATTGCATTTCATGTCTCTACATAATTGATCATTGTACCATATGCCACAAGCAACAATACATGATCTCAAATTCAAGCTTTTTGTATGTTGCTTCTTGCTATCTTTCCAGATTTTGACATCCTTTTCCATCTCTCTAATACTAGGCAGCTCAATGTTTCCATCCAAAAAATGTGCTAGCCATTGGCATCTCATTTCATTAGAAAATATATTTGATAAGCTTTCTGCGTATCCTATTATTGCTAGTTGTGGAATTCGAGGATGGATTATTTGCCTGAAATGGTAAAGTAAATGTTAGTTTTggatttcataaaataatatttgtacaaCAGGTGTATCTATTCAATTTAAAAGGATATTATTCCCACGTCACAATTATACACTAGTACTTACGCCAAAACACTACTCATCgtatttatcttatttatatggtgaatgatatttttaaaattaaaaagatataTTTATGAACAGTACCGTGAACAATAACATGTACAGTGCTTGAACAGTAACCATGAATATTGTCTATAAAACAATACTTGAACAGTGACTTTTAATGTTAAAACAAAGTTGATTAATGAAGTGATTAAGTTGGTTAATAAATgtccagatattaaaaataatctaGTAGTAAAACAAACTTGGTTAATGAAATGTAAAAAGTTAGTTAACAaagtgatgaagttggttaataaacgctcagatattaaaaataatttttagcagtgtaacaaagttggttaatacaatgtaaaatgttggttaatgaagttataaagttggttaataaacgccTAGATTTTTAGTAGTTGCGAAGTTaattaatgaaatttaaaatatcaGATAATAAAGTTATGAAGTTGTTTAATCACATAATTTTGTATCCGTATTCCCTTAatctaaaaaaatgtaaaaaaaaattattattataatattttactgTTCACTATATTGATTATAAGTATAGGATATTGGTGTAGAAttaacatttttctattaaaaaaaaagctCAAACATTTGTAAAGGTTGCTCGAACAAGACTAGAACTTAGAAAAATCATTCTAACTACCAAGATGGGTGGAAAAGGGTTACGAAAATAGATACATGGGCCGAGTTGTCAAGGTAGCTGCACATGCATTGGAAATCTTGAATATGAGTCCATACGTGCAAATGCAATTGAGATGGAGAAAGAGAAATGCACCTTAAGATCCTTAGGATAACAGACAAAGATACAATCACTACACACTAGAACGTGCAATGCCCACAATGATGGATCCCTTATTTTTAAGAAGGGACCGTAGGGATATCTTCCAGGTGGCTTAGAGTATATAAACAATATTCCATGATGATCTAATCTATGTTAGAACGTTAAAGTTCCATTGAAGGTTCCATTATTGGTCCGTCCATATGATGGTGAAAGACCTTGTCCATGCCTAACCTATCCAAGCaaaatgaatgaatgaatctGAAGAAAGAAGATCATATATTTACCGTTCCACCTCACATGAAAGGGTCGAAGATTACAATATTCCCCCTATTTTTGATGTAGAGAATCATTCAGAGAGATGGTTCCTAAAAATATCATCCATAATCACTTCACTTAAAACATTGCATCTCATATGAAGGGGGTATACACTCATGGTGTTTCCACTTGTGAAGGTTTTGCCTCCACCCTAGAAACGGTGCCTCCACTCTTGGAAAAAGAACCCCCATGTGTGTGCGTGCACGTGCACGCACACAAAAATGTTCATAAATCACTAAAGGGAAAATATTATGCAAATTGAACTTAAAAACCCACTAGTTGGATAAAAGATAACAAAGTAGTTTGAGATGGAACTTAAAGAAATAGAGAAAATGACACCTTATCATGAGAGGAAAAGTTAGGAATAGGAAAGAATAAAGTAATAACAAAAATTCTAAATAAGAAAAGAAGGCAGCCTTACAAGAAGGAACACAAAAAACAAGAAATATCGAGAGATGGAactaaatgaaaatgaaaaaaaaaggtaGATGAGCATAGGGGTGGCGAAACAGGGCCGGTCTATTGGGAATGCCCATTTTATCCACACTTTTTtacggggcggggcaaggttttaggtcTGCACCGTTTAATATGTTCGTATTGTTTTTCTGCAGGCTTTTGTGGGTATGAGCATTAACATgtaaatttgcaatttttgagCTTAAAAGGTGCAATGCCTTCGGGTCCGCCCTCTCCCGAACTCATATTTTTGCGTGGCACGACAAGCTTTCAGGCCCACACTTTCAACAAAGCGCGCCCACCCCATTTTTTTCAGGATTTTGCTGGGCGAGCCTAAACGGGGTGGCCATGCCCATTTGCCACCCTAGATGAGCTCCTATTGATATATATCGAGTGATTAAGATGAACTAGACACAAAATATCAAGAGACAAGTTCCATGCACAATACCAAAAGTTTCATTCCCCATAACTCAAATTCCACAAAAATTATTAATGCACGTCTTTCCATATGACTACCAAACCTATGGCTAACAACTACATCACGTCAAAAGGGAGAATTCTAAAGATTGAGAAATTAAGTTCACATAACCTGAAAGGTCAATACTATATCTAGACCCTGTGATGAGTTAAGGATGTCGGGCTACAAACcctttgaaaaaggaaaaatggattTCCCAATAGACAGCACCTATAGTCACTAGTCAGGAAACATCCTTAACCAGCCTAATAATCAAAGTATATGAATGTCTAAATGACCCTCTAGCAAGGGTACAGGGGGCTGCAATGATATAAATGTATAATACACCATTGGGAAGGGTAACCAGTTTCATTGAGAAAACTAATATGTTTACGAATCATGTCAAGTTGTTGACCCCGACAGAACATTTAGTGTTCCTCCTTTAAATCACCCCTCTAGACTATATCAAAGATCATATTTACACTCTCTATCCCAAATAGACAACTCAACATGAATAAGATTTGGTGTAACTATtcgagtgtaatttgatccctcctatatatataatatcaaaaaagccaaaattgttttttatatggAATTGAACCCAGGACCTTTGACcaatatcttaagtctttaccaTTATTCCAATGTACATTCATGATAAATAATTCCTATGATTTttagtaatattaaataattctgaatttaaaacaaaaaagttaaaaACTGTATCAATGGGGTTTAAACCCCACGCCCGTTCAAGTTAAATGATAGTCAATTTACAACtacacaaatcaatttctattgttaacattcttaataatgaatacttaaagttaataatttagaacaaacatttatttattttaaataacaaacaaataaatatttcttaattttaaataatttaaaattttaaatcagaATTTTGGGTTCGattccttataagaaacaattttggcttttcttgatattattaaatcagaattgtttaaaaatgaaattataattaaaaattaatttaatatttaaaaaataaaaaataaaagccaacGTGGCAGTGTAGTCacagtttaaaagtatgaaaaaatcggtttaaaaaaaataataacagaaggactaatacggtccggttaaattttgtaagggattaaatcagaTTCTTTGTTTTGTGAAAGACTAATTTAAATTGTATAATTTTTGCGAGGGACTAAAATAGGTCTTTACTCAAttaaatgtattaaaaaaaaaggttCTAGGGCCATACAACTTTAGAGCCCCATTATAAAAGAAGAGATTGTAAACGAGAATTAGGTAcacattattttcaaatattaaacaCCACACTTACGATTATCACTGATTTGATCCTCAAAATATTTAGAGGAACACTCCGATCAAGATGCATATCATGATTAGACACTATTCTAAAATATTAAATTCCGCACTTATGGCTATCTTATTGGAGTTCATTATCACTATCAATGAAACTTGAAGAAAATGTCTAACTAGATCCTatgtaattttaatatataagataaataactTAAATATCGATAACATTTATGTCATGTAAATGGCAAAAATTGTCATTGCaatgattttatatatttttaaaatatttataataataattaatttacataatataatgtaaataaattattttcaaaaaattaatgttaagttcctctttatttattataaattattgtttttgttattgacttctaaaattttgaaaatcattttctTAGACCTTACCATTAATTTTAAGTCAATAACAAGAAAAATTGAACAAAATTTCTATCTGACCTGTAGAGAGAAACTGTTGAGTTTCCTGACCCATTGATGTAACTTTGAAACGTTGGAGATTTGAATATGCTTCTAAGTTTCTGTTCACCTTTATATCCTGTGGCAAAAATAACTAATTCTGTTGCTAGAGGTTTAGCATCTCCATCAATAATCAAACCTTCTTTGCAGAAGCTAAAgctttgtgatttttttatcaCAATGGACCCTTCTTTCACTTTATCAAAAAAGAACTCAGGAAGTATTCCAGTTTGGCATGAAGAAATATCTTGAAGAAAACTATGATTAGGTACTAGTCCATACTTTTCCAGTGGAAACTTCCATCTTAGATATGTTTCAACAAACTTCGAAATTCCCCATCGCTGAACATTAAGAATATAATCATTTTCTTATGACCAAAATTACCGCAATTTAATACCATGAAGTTTAATAGGATCATAGGATGATAGTATTATTACCAATGGTGAGAGTAAAGTTGCAAGAAGGGAAAGTAGGAATGATTCTCCAGGCTTGTGAACTAAAAGCTCCGCGAAACGGTTGAAGTATAAGAATCCAAGATTAATGCCTCCAATGTTGAAATCTTGGAGAAACCAATGTGATGTTCTTTGGATAATTGTACAAGGATGAGTCACTCCTATATAAATATGAGAAATAGATTGAAAAAATTATATGAATAGAAGAGAAAAATAATAACTATGAATAAATATATTCTTACCATTTGCATTTGCACATTCAGAAGCTATATCTAGAGCTGATTTTTCTGATCCTATAACTGTAACTCTCTTGTTTTTGATCAATTCAGCAGCAGTTTTATTGTCCAAGGAAGAGTAATCCATAGAATGCATAACTTTTCCTTCGAAAATTTCGGGGCCTTTTCCAATAGGAAACTCAGGAATGTTTGGAAAACCACTATATTTTCCTATGCAAAGAATAACAAACTCGGCTTTGTGGACCTGATTTTTATAAAATGGACACAATTGTTCAATTCAATTATTTCGGTCTAACTAAAATGTCAATCGTATATAATAAAGTTTAtacagaaataaaaataaacagacTGCGCCAATATACCTGTGTTGAGAAATTTTTAGTATCTTCCACCGTAATATGCCATGTTCCTTTAGAGCCAAAAGGAGTGCTATTACCATTCCACAATTCCCATGACTTCATTTCTTCATGAGACTCTCCAACATAATCAATATCAATgactttggaattgaatcttatATAAGGAACAATGGAAAAATGTTTAGCATAGGAATTAAGATAATCTAGCAATTGTTGACTACTTGGACAATCTTCTTTCACAGAAGAATCCCATGGAAAATCTGAAAACTGGAAAGTTTCTTTGGGGTTTTGAAGTTTTGTAGTCTGAGTTGTATGCCTCCATAATCCTCCCATATCATCATCGGCTTCGAAAACAACCGGACGAAAACCGATTTGTAGAACATATTTGCAGGCAAGTAGGCCACTGATTCCTGCTCCTACAATTGCAACTCTTCTTTCCATTTCTTAGCTGATGAGACTAATTTTTGTGACAAATGCAATGAACCTGGTTTTGTGGTTAAAACGTTTTCTAATTtgttgtcttatacaaaatggtctttaagtcaaaatatttaaaagagtCAACATTATAACAAAAGTTTAGATAATTAGTTTTTAAACTTATTAGTTTGGTAACTTCTAATTAAGACTTATATAAAGTTGTACgtcatattaattatttaaaaaaaatttgatatgCAAGTCCAATCACATAACAACAATTTAGAACAAAATTCCAAAACTGGATTCAAATTAGTGTCGGGTTTGCTAGAAGTTAGtttaatcaacaagtcaacaaTGATGACTTTAAGGTTCAAGTAATTCTAatatattcctttttttttttaactctcCCACAACTCCTACAAAAATAAATAACTCATCACTTTTACTtcttgctaaccagtgcctcgggacactctttaagcatattaaataaaaaaaatattatttataaaagttaACATTTTAATTTCCAATACACTTCAAATACTTCAAATGCATTGAATACACGCATTTTGATAAAAACTTActactttaatcacttaaaaGTACCCCAAGAGCAttggttagcatttcccttacTTTAATAGTAACTCTCTGCATCAATCTTCACAAAAACTTCTATAATATATTACCACTACATTACCTCGTTAAAATGCTTTATCCAATTGGATACAAAATTTTTGAGggattttaatgaggtaatgtaatattttgagggaa from Vicia villosa cultivar HV-30 ecotype Madison, WI unplaced genomic scaffold, Vvil1.0 ctg.003314F_1_1, whole genome shotgun sequence harbors:
- the LOC131640786 gene encoding probable flavin-containing monooxygenase 1, encoding MERRVAIVGAGISGLLACKYVLQIGFRPVVFEADDDMGGLWRHTTQTTKLQNPKETFQFSDFPWDSSVKEDCPSSQQLLDYLNSYAKHFSIVPYIRFNSKVIDIDYVGESHEEMKSWELWNGNSTPFGSKGTWHITVEDTKNFSTQVHKAEFVILCIGKYSGFPNIPEFPIGKGPEIFEGKVMHSMDYSSLDNKTAAELIKNKRVTVIGSEKSALDIASECANANGVTHPCTIIQRTSHWFLQDFNIGGINLGFLYFNRFAELLVHKPGESFLLSLLATLLSPLRWGISKFVETYLRWKFPLEKYGLVPNHSFLQDISSCQTGILPEFFFDKVKEGSIVIKKSQSFSFCKEGLIIDGDAKPLATELVIFATGYKGEQKLRSIFKSPTFQSYINGSGNSTVSLYRQIIHPRIPQLAIIGYAESLSNIFSNEMRCQWLAHFLDGNIELPSIREMEKDVKIWKDSKKQHTKSLNLRSCIVACGIWYNDQLCRDMKCNPRRKNNFFAELFEPYGPSDYNGLVRK